A window of Actinomadura rubteroloni contains these coding sequences:
- the ggt gene encoding gamma-glutamyltransferase gives MSLRTLRLPALTLAAGTVLAAALAAPSAARAPDKQPVATGYGGAVATVDLDASRSALEVLRQGGNALDAAVAAAATLGVTEPYVAAIGGGGYLTYYDARTRTVHTFDGRETAPRAMRQDAFVDPATGKALPFDEAVTSGLSVGVPGTVAQWDRALHAYGSRSLGTLLRPAIRVAEHGFTVDQEFHDQTAINQARFADIVPTRKLFLPDGKPPAIGTTFRNPELAATYRELARRGPSWLYGGELGREIAATAAAPPVDPKATRKVRPGLMTTADLAAYRALAKDPTHVTYRGLDVYGMAPSSSGGSTVGEALNILENFKLSPKDPVAALHAYLEASKLAFADRGRYVGDPAQVDVPLRQLLSKGFAKERACLIDPAKAATAPVPPGTPDGSYGGCAKPAAAKAPLTYEGPQTTHLVVSDRWGNVVAYNVTIEQFGGSGLTVPGRGFLLNNELTDFTLQPPAPGAAPDPNLPGPGKRPRSSMAPTIVLDHGRPKLAVGTPGGSTIITTVLQILLNRLDLGMTLPEALAAPRATQRNTPQVFAEPAFIDRYGKALAALGHDVQLYQSPPVGTIGAATGLEFLRPGLVQAVAEPVRRGGGSALVVHPAR, from the coding sequence GTGTCCCTTCGTACGCTTCGACTCCCGGCCCTCACGCTCGCCGCCGGAACCGTCCTGGCCGCCGCGCTCGCCGCGCCGTCGGCCGCCCGCGCGCCGGACAAGCAGCCCGTCGCGACCGGCTACGGCGGCGCCGTCGCGACCGTCGACCTCGACGCCAGCCGCAGCGCGCTGGAGGTCCTGCGCCAGGGCGGGAACGCCCTGGACGCGGCCGTCGCCGCCGCCGCGACGCTCGGCGTCACCGAGCCGTACGTCGCCGCGATCGGCGGGGGCGGCTACCTGACCTACTACGACGCGCGGACCCGCACCGTCCACACGTTCGACGGCCGCGAGACCGCGCCGCGCGCGATGCGGCAGGACGCGTTCGTGGACCCCGCGACCGGCAAGGCCCTCCCGTTCGACGAGGCCGTGACGAGCGGGCTCAGCGTCGGCGTCCCCGGCACGGTCGCGCAGTGGGACCGCGCGCTGCACGCCTACGGCAGCCGCAGCCTCGGGACGCTGCTGCGCCCCGCCATCCGCGTCGCCGAGCACGGCTTCACCGTGGACCAGGAGTTCCACGACCAGACGGCGATCAACCAGGCCCGGTTCGCCGACATCGTCCCGACGCGCAAGCTGTTTTTGCCGGACGGCAAGCCGCCCGCAATCGGAACAACGTTCCGGAACCCCGAGCTGGCCGCGACCTACCGCGAGCTGGCGCGGCGCGGGCCGTCCTGGCTGTACGGCGGGGAGCTGGGCCGCGAGATCGCCGCCACGGCCGCCGCGCCGCCCGTCGACCCGAAGGCGACGCGGAAGGTCCGTCCCGGCTTGATGACGACGGCCGACCTCGCCGCCTACCGGGCGCTCGCGAAGGACCCGACGCACGTCACCTACCGGGGGCTGGACGTCTACGGCATGGCGCCGTCGTCGTCCGGCGGCTCGACGGTCGGCGAGGCGCTGAACATCCTGGAGAACTTCAAGCTGAGCCCGAAGGACCCGGTCGCCGCGCTGCACGCGTACCTGGAGGCGTCCAAGCTGGCCTTCGCCGACCGGGGTCGGTACGTCGGCGACCCGGCGCAGGTGGACGTCCCGCTGAGGCAACTGCTGTCCAAGGGCTTCGCCAAGGAGCGCGCCTGCCTCATCGACCCGGCGAAGGCCGCGACCGCGCCCGTCCCGCCCGGCACACCGGACGGCTCCTACGGCGGCTGCGCGAAACCGGCCGCGGCCAAGGCCCCGCTCACCTATGAAGGCCCGCAGACGACCCACCTCGTCGTGTCCGACCGGTGGGGGAACGTCGTCGCCTACAACGTGACGATCGAGCAGTTCGGCGGCAGCGGGCTGACCGTCCCCGGACGCGGGTTCCTGCTGAACAACGAGCTGACCGACTTCACCCTCCAGCCGCCCGCCCCCGGCGCCGCGCCCGACCCGAACCTGCCCGGCCCCGGCAAGCGGCCCCGCAGCAGCATGGCGCCGACGATCGTCCTGGACCACGGCCGGCCGAAGCTCGCCGTCGGCACGCCCGGCGGGTCCACGATCATCACGACCGTCCTGCAGATCCTGCTGAACCGGCTCGACCTCGGCATGACGCTCCCCGAGGCCCTGGCCGCGCCCCGCGCGACACAGCGCAACACCCCGCAGGTGTTCGCCGAGCCCGCGTTCATCGACCGCTACGGCAAGGCACTCGCCGCACTGGGCCACGACGTGCAGCTCTACCAGAGCCCGCCCGTCGGAACGATCGGCGCCGCCACCGGCCTCGAATTCCTGCGCCCCGGTCTCGTCCAGGCCGTCGCCGAGCCGGTCCGACGCGGCGGCGGCAGCGCCCTGGTAGTCCACCCAGCACGCTGA
- a CDS encoding NUDIX hydrolase — MDDADFLASYDPRAYDPVAVTVDVVALTIRDGALAVLLVRRGHPPFAGQWALPGGFVVADGEDLPDAAVRELGEETGLAAGDGALARVHLEQLGTYGAPGRDPRMRIVSVAYLAFAPELPDPAAGGDAADAAWTPVADLRLTETGAQPPGTTRKLAFDHARILADGLERARAKLEYTPLATAFCAAEFTIPDLRAVYEAVWGEELHAGNFHRKVLSVPGFVAGTGGTSDAPGRRGGPRPRLYRAGDARLLHPALLRPGREDEVR, encoded by the coding sequence ATGGACGACGCGGACTTCCTCGCGTCCTACGACCCGCGCGCCTACGACCCCGTCGCGGTGACCGTGGACGTCGTCGCGCTGACGATCCGCGACGGCGCGCTCGCCGTGCTGCTCGTCCGGCGCGGCCACCCGCCGTTCGCCGGGCAGTGGGCGCTGCCGGGCGGGTTCGTCGTCGCCGACGGCGAGGACCTGCCCGACGCCGCCGTCCGCGAACTCGGCGAGGAGACCGGCCTCGCCGCGGGCGACGGCGCCCTCGCCCGCGTCCACCTCGAACAGCTCGGCACCTACGGCGCTCCGGGCCGCGACCCCCGGATGCGGATCGTCTCCGTCGCCTACCTCGCGTTCGCGCCCGAGCTGCCCGACCCGGCGGCGGGCGGGGACGCCGCCGACGCCGCTTGGACGCCCGTCGCCGACCTACGCCTCACCGAGACCGGCGCGCAGCCGCCCGGCACGACGCGCAAGCTCGCGTTCGACCACGCGCGGATCCTCGCCGACGGCCTGGAGCGCGCCCGCGCCAAGCTGGAGTACACGCCGCTCGCCACCGCGTTCTGCGCCGCCGAGTTCACGATCCCCGACCTGCGCGCCGTCTACGAGGCGGTGTGGGGCGAGGAGCTGCACGCGGGCAACTTCCACCGGAAGGTCCTGTCCGTCCCGGGGTTCGTGGCGGGCACCGGCGGCACCTCCGACGCCCCCGGACGGCGCGGCGGCCCCCGTCCGCGCCTCTACCGGGCGGGCGACGCGCGGCTGCTGCACCCCGCGCTGCTGCGGCCGGGCCGGGAGGACGAGGTCCGATGA
- a CDS encoding molecular chaperone DnaJ yields MTVPEALRLLDRARDPRAVFGADEAEAARVYRRLARVLHPDAPGGGDRHGFVRLGDLWRSYHGEVLTTPKRTYRLGPLAARGDLCALYEAGDVLLKMPRDPSDSDLLEREAAALRRLARGERKYRAYVPRLVESFRHRDAATGADRRVNALARLDGFVTLADVRAAYPGGLDARDVAWMWRRLLVGLGFAHRTGVVHGAVLPEHVLIHPADHGVVLVDWCYSTTDGGRIPALVARYADRYPPEVTGKRPATPATDIYLATHCMTELMGDAAPDALVRFARGCALPAPTARPDDAWRLLGELDEILERLYGPRRFRPFTMP; encoded by the coding sequence ATGACCGTCCCCGAGGCCCTGCGGCTGCTCGACCGCGCGCGCGATCCGCGCGCGGTGTTCGGCGCGGACGAGGCCGAGGCGGCGCGCGTCTACCGGCGGCTGGCCCGCGTCCTGCACCCGGACGCGCCCGGCGGCGGCGACCGGCACGGCTTCGTCCGGCTCGGCGACCTGTGGCGGAGCTACCACGGCGAAGTCCTGACGACGCCGAAGCGCACCTACCGGCTCGGCCCGCTCGCCGCGCGCGGCGATCTCTGCGCGCTGTACGAGGCGGGCGACGTCCTGCTGAAGATGCCGCGCGACCCGTCCGACTCCGACCTGCTGGAACGGGAGGCCGCCGCGCTGCGCCGGCTCGCGCGCGGTGAGCGTAAATACCGCGCGTACGTGCCGCGCCTGGTCGAATCGTTCCGGCACCGCGACGCCGCGACCGGTGCGGACCGCCGCGTCAACGCGCTCGCCCGGCTGGACGGGTTCGTCACGCTCGCCGACGTCCGCGCCGCGTATCCAGGCGGCCTGGACGCCCGCGACGTCGCGTGGATGTGGCGGCGGCTGCTCGTCGGGCTCGGGTTCGCGCACCGGACGGGCGTCGTGCACGGCGCGGTGCTGCCCGAGCACGTCCTGATCCACCCGGCCGACCACGGCGTCGTGCTCGTGGACTGGTGCTACAGCACCACCGACGGCGGCCGTATCCCGGCGCTGGTCGCCCGCTACGCCGATCGGTACCCGCCGGAAGTCACCGGGAAGCGGCCCGCCACTCCGGCCACCGACATCTACCTCGCCACCCATTGCATGACCGAACTGATGGGCGACGCGGCGCCGGACGCGCTCGTCCGGTTCGCGCGCGGCTGCGCATTGCCCGCGCCCACGGCCCGTCCGGACGACGCCTGGCGCCTGCTCGGCGAACTGGACGAAATCCTCGAACGGCTCTACGGCCCCCGCCGGTTCCGCCCGTTCACGATGCCCTGA
- a CDS encoding adenylosuccinate synthetase: MTPHVIVVDLGFGDAGKGTVVDRLCATEPVAAVVRFNGGAQAAHNVVTPDGRHHTFAQFGSGTFTPGVRTHLSRFMLVDPLALAAEAAHLASVGVPDALDRLTVDAAALLTTPYHRALNRARETARGAGRHGSCGMGVGETAAYALARPDDAPRAADCRSPARLRRLLALLRDRYYAEFPGGAPVPPVEDCAAAFLAFGTRVRQVDSSFLPELLRSGPVVFEGAQGVLLDENHGFDPYTTWSTTTFANAETLLSEAGADAVRLGVLRAYATRHGPGPFVTEDPALTAALPDPHNGTGPWQGVFRVGHLDEVALRYAIDACGGMDALAVTHLDVAARRPDLLRCTAYTWPAPSGPEHVTRLPALPARELTARLLRARPVYAALGDAAEAAAEIAGAPVALRSHGPTWQDKQVAAPLPHG, from the coding sequence GTGACGCCGCACGTCATCGTCGTCGACCTCGGGTTCGGCGACGCCGGGAAGGGCACCGTCGTCGACCGGCTCTGCGCGACGGAGCCGGTCGCGGCGGTGGTCCGGTTCAACGGCGGCGCGCAGGCCGCGCACAACGTCGTGACGCCGGACGGACGCCACCACACGTTCGCGCAGTTCGGCTCGGGCACGTTCACGCCCGGCGTGCGGACGCACCTGTCGCGGTTCATGCTGGTCGATCCGCTGGCCCTCGCCGCCGAGGCCGCGCATCTGGCGTCCGTGGGCGTCCCGGACGCGCTCGACCGGCTGACCGTCGACGCCGCCGCCCTGCTCACCACGCCGTACCACCGGGCGCTGAACCGGGCGCGCGAGACGGCGCGCGGCGCGGGACGCCACGGCTCCTGCGGCATGGGCGTCGGCGAGACCGCCGCCTACGCCCTGGCCCGCCCGGACGACGCGCCGCGCGCCGCCGACTGCCGCTCCCCCGCCCGGCTGCGCCGTCTCCTGGCCCTGCTGCGCGACCGGTACTACGCCGAGTTCCCCGGCGGCGCGCCCGTCCCGCCGGTCGAGGACTGCGCGGCGGCGTTCCTGGCCTTCGGCACGCGCGTGCGGCAGGTGGACTCCTCGTTCCTGCCCGAGCTGCTGCGCTCGGGTCCGGTGGTGTTCGAGGGCGCGCAGGGCGTCCTCTTGGACGAGAACCACGGCTTCGACCCCTACACGACCTGGTCCACGACAACGTTCGCCAACGCCGAGACCCTTCTCTCCGAAGCGGGCGCGGACGCCGTCCGCCTGGGCGTCCTGCGCGCCTACGCGACACGCCACGGCCCGGGCCCGTTCGTCACCGAGGACCCGGCGCTGACCGCCGCCCTCCCCGACCCGCACAACGGCACGGGCCCCTGGCAGGGCGTCTTCCGCGTCGGCCACCTGGACGAGGTGGCGCTCCGCTACGCGATCGACGCCTGCGGCGGCATGGACGCCCTTGCCGTCACCCACCTCGACGTCGCCGCCCGCCGCCCCGACCTCCTGCGCTGCACCGCCTACACCTGGCCCGCGCCAAGCGGCCCCGAACACGTCACACGGCTCCCCGCCCTCCCCGCGCGGGAACTGACAGCACGGCTGCTGCGGGCCCGTCCGGTCTACGCGGCGCTCGGCGACGCAGCCGAGGCGGCGGCCGAGATCGCCGGCGCACCGGTCGCCCTGCGCTCGCACGGGCCGACATGGCAGGACAAACAGGTCGCGGCGCCACTCCCGCACGGCTGA
- a CDS encoding TetR/AcrR family transcriptional regulator, whose translation MPPRNASAIFDAVLALLAERGYAGLTIEGAAARSGVNKTTIYRWWPSKAALVGAALDREMPLDLRVADAGSLAADLAALARAFLDLLTTPPAADAALAILGAAAEHPELAFHVRAFFATRLGPEHPVFARAVARNELPPAADPLLLADAVIGTIWSRVVFRGLRPDPDFPAHLTSLLLPA comes from the coding sequence ATGCCGCCACGCAACGCCTCGGCGATCTTCGACGCCGTCCTCGCCCTGCTCGCCGAGCGGGGGTACGCGGGCCTGACGATCGAGGGCGCCGCCGCGCGCTCGGGCGTCAACAAGACGACGATCTACCGCTGGTGGCCGTCCAAGGCGGCGCTGGTCGGCGCAGCGCTGGACCGCGAGATGCCGCTGGACCTGCGCGTCGCCGACGCGGGCTCGCTCGCCGCCGACCTCGCCGCGCTGGCGCGCGCCTTCCTGGACCTGCTCACGACGCCGCCCGCCGCCGACGCGGCGCTCGCGATCCTCGGCGCGGCGGCCGAGCACCCCGAACTGGCGTTCCACGTCCGCGCGTTCTTCGCGACGCGCCTCGGCCCCGAGCACCCCGTCTTCGCCCGCGCGGTGGCGCGGAACGAACTGCCGCCCGCCGCCGACCCGCTCCTGCTGGCCGACGCGGTGATCGGGACGATCTGGTCCCGCGTCGTCTTCCGCGGCCTCCGCCCCGACCCCGACTTCCCCGCCCACCTGACCAGCCTGCTCCTGCCCGCCTGA
- a CDS encoding MTH1187 family thiamine-binding protein has translation MLVAFSVTPLGTGEDVGELVAEAVRVVRASGLPNRTDAMFTTIEGEWDEVMAVVKAATDAVAARAPRVSLVVKADLRPGTTGALDAKVATIERHLADS, from the coding sequence ATGCTGGTCGCGTTCTCGGTGACCCCGCTCGGCACCGGCGAGGACGTCGGCGAACTGGTCGCGGAGGCGGTGCGGGTGGTCCGCGCGAGCGGCCTGCCCAACCGCACCGACGCGATGTTCACGACGATCGAGGGCGAGTGGGACGAGGTGATGGCCGTCGTGAAGGCCGCCACCGACGCGGTCGCCGCCCGCGCGCCCCGCGTCAGTCTCGTGGTGAAGGCCGACCTTCGGCCCGGGACGACGGGCGCGCTCGACGCGAAGGTCGCCACGATCGAACGCCACCTCGCCGACTCCTGA
- a CDS encoding DUF7715 family protein, producing the protein MKLLTATKITQGYRQNDFDWCVEGELVHIGVVCARDEGDPDGGCGCGRAFAGLNSHRATTTAMVREVPGFAEEDYTEAVRSSLEQQGYDASNAEHEAAGLRALVRDWPVGAIVERRLDEIVVRQVARP; encoded by the coding sequence TTGAAACTGCTCACCGCTACCAAGATCACACAGGGGTACCGGCAGAACGACTTCGACTGGTGCGTCGAAGGGGAACTCGTGCACATCGGGGTCGTGTGCGCGCGGGACGAGGGGGATCCGGACGGCGGCTGCGGGTGCGGGCGCGCGTTCGCGGGGCTCAACTCCCATCGCGCGACGACGACCGCGATGGTCCGGGAGGTGCCGGGGTTCGCCGAGGAGGACTATACGGAGGCGGTGCGCAGCAGCCTCGAACAGCAGGGGTACGACGCGTCCAACGCCGAGCACGAGGCGGCCGGGCTGCGGGCGCTCGTCCGCGACTGGCCGGTGGGGGCGATCGTGGAACGGAGGCTGGACGAGATCGTGGTGCGCCAGGTCGCCCGTCCCTGA
- a CDS encoding LppX_LprAFG lipoprotein has protein sequence MSRLRSRFTGAAALLISLVTVTSCSGGGDGGNGTANEPDGSGTLRQAAQTMSGLSSIGFKLTTDGEPQVIVRGGEMKLLKSGDADGTLQIAQSSQVVEMRIVSVGQSFYLKAVTGGWRTVPKTMAATLYDPSAVLDPNRGLAKLLTSVAGPKVEGTEKVNGEQAHRVRGTLPKGVLAGLIPGIDKDVTGKVWIGDGTHRLLRVTGDLPGAKGGTGKLTIDFTEFDKPYKFSAPK, from the coding sequence ATGTCGAGACTCCGAAGCCGCTTCACCGGCGCCGCCGCACTGCTGATCTCCCTGGTCACGGTCACGTCCTGCTCCGGCGGCGGCGACGGCGGGAACGGCACCGCGAACGAGCCGGACGGTTCCGGGACGCTGCGGCAGGCGGCGCAGACGATGTCCGGGCTGTCCAGCATCGGGTTCAAGCTGACCACCGACGGCGAGCCGCAGGTGATCGTGCGGGGCGGCGAGATGAAGCTGCTGAAGAGCGGCGACGCGGACGGCACGCTCCAGATCGCCCAGTCCAGCCAGGTCGTCGAGATGCGGATCGTGTCCGTCGGCCAGAGCTTCTACCTCAAGGCCGTCACGGGCGGCTGGCGGACGGTCCCGAAGACGATGGCCGCGACGCTGTACGACCCGTCCGCCGTCCTCGACCCGAACCGCGGGCTGGCCAAGCTGCTCACCTCCGTCGCCGGGCCGAAGGTGGAGGGCACCGAGAAGGTGAACGGCGAGCAGGCGCACCGGGTGCGCGGGACGCTGCCCAAGGGCGTCCTCGCGGGCCTCATCCCGGGCATCGACAAGGACGTGACCGGGAAGGTCTGGATCGGCGACGGCACCCACCGCCTCCTGCGCGTCACGGGCGACCTGCCCGGCGCCAAGGGCGGCACCGGCAAGCTCACGATCGACTTCACCGAGTTCGACAAGCCGTACAAGTTCTCGGCGCCCAAGTGA
- a CDS encoding MFS transporter, translating into MERRRLAIGVGGAVVLVAALDAYVVTTILVTVLRELKLPVDHLERITPVVTGFLLGYVAAMPLLGRLSDRLGRRGVIEACLVVFAAGSVVTALAAAPHGVLVMTIGRAVQGMAGGALLPVTMALAGDLWEEKRRPVVLGAIGSAQELGSALGPLYGAALASAASWRLIFWINVPVVVLALVAVHFTVPNGRPEPADRPGIDVVGGVLLAAGLGLLVVGVYNPAPDESALPSWGVPTLVAGAVVLALFVLWEIRARTRLLDLAGTRRGPLFATLGVSFLSGAALIVTLVDVQLVAQTLLNEDALGGALRLAWFLGALLVAAVLGGLVTARIGERTPLVVGMAVAAGGYALIANWPADMTAASYGPLPRMAVDLVVTGLGLGLVIAPVSSAVLRTVPAAQFGIASAAVVVARMMGMLLGISALTAWGLRRFHTLTAHLQPPLPFFLSKSEYNAALATYTQKLQDALRTEYQEIFWISAALCALGAVVALAAPGRRAEVPASRPSGDQLLTGS; encoded by the coding sequence ATGGAGCGGCGGCGGCTGGCGATCGGCGTCGGCGGCGCGGTGGTCCTCGTCGCCGCGCTGGACGCCTACGTCGTCACGACCATCCTCGTCACCGTCCTGCGCGAGCTGAAGCTCCCGGTCGACCACCTGGAGCGGATCACGCCGGTCGTGACCGGGTTCCTGCTCGGCTACGTCGCCGCGATGCCGCTGCTCGGCCGCCTGTCGGACCGGCTCGGCCGGCGTGGCGTCATCGAGGCGTGCCTGGTGGTGTTCGCGGCGGGCTCGGTGGTGACCGCGCTGGCCGCGGCGCCGCACGGCGTGCTCGTCATGACGATCGGACGCGCCGTCCAGGGCATGGCGGGCGGCGCGCTGCTGCCGGTGACGATGGCGCTCGCGGGCGATCTGTGGGAGGAGAAGCGCCGTCCGGTCGTGCTCGGCGCGATCGGGTCCGCGCAGGAGCTCGGCAGCGCGCTCGGCCCGCTGTACGGGGCGGCGCTGGCGAGCGCGGCGAGCTGGCGGCTGATCTTCTGGATCAACGTGCCGGTGGTCGTGCTGGCGCTGGTCGCCGTCCACTTCACGGTCCCGAACGGACGGCCCGAGCCCGCCGACCGGCCCGGCATCGACGTCGTCGGCGGCGTGCTGCTCGCGGCCGGGCTCGGCCTGCTGGTCGTCGGCGTCTACAACCCGGCGCCGGACGAGTCCGCGCTGCCGTCCTGGGGCGTCCCGACGCTGGTCGCGGGCGCCGTCGTGCTCGCGCTGTTCGTCCTGTGGGAGATCCGCGCCCGGACGCGGCTGCTCGACCTCGCCGGCACCCGGCGCGGCCCGCTGTTCGCGACGCTCGGCGTGAGCTTCCTGTCCGGCGCGGCGCTGATCGTCACGCTGGTGGACGTGCAGCTCGTCGCGCAGACGCTGCTGAACGAGGACGCGCTCGGCGGCGCGCTGCGGCTGGCGTGGTTCCTCGGCGCCCTTCTGGTGGCGGCCGTGCTCGGCGGCCTGGTGACCGCACGGATCGGCGAGCGCACGCCGCTCGTCGTCGGCATGGCCGTCGCGGCGGGCGGGTACGCGCTCATCGCGAACTGGCCCGCCGACATGACGGCCGCGTCCTACGGCCCGCTCCCCCGCATGGCCGTCGATCTCGTCGTGACCGGACTCGGCCTCGGCCTGGTGATCGCGCCGGTGTCCTCGGCCGTGCTGCGGACCGTTCCGGCCGCCCAGTTCGGGATCGCCTCGGCGGCCGTGGTGGTCGCGCGGATGATGGGGATGCTGCTCGGCATTTCCGCGCTGACGGCCTGGGGCCTGCGCCGGTTCCACACGCTGACGGCGCATCTCCAGCCGCCTCTGCCGTTCTTCTTGTCCAAGAGCGAGTACAACGCCGCGCTCGCCACGTACACGCAGAAGCTCCAGGACGCGCTGCGGACCGAGTACCAGGAGATCTTCTGGATCTCGGCGGCGCTGTGCGCGCTCGGCGCGGTGGTCGCGCTGGCCGCACCCGGCCGCCGCGCGGAGGTCCCGGCGTCCCGGCCGTCCGGCGATCAGCTCTTGACAGGCTCGTGA
- a CDS encoding alpha/beta hydrolase, with protein sequence MDPLVEHRPGTTVRARLTARGLKLTAAPVLALWPLGQRALRPAFALDLAAPVALPTPRWARVERIKAGDVRAEWVRAPRAADDRVVLYFHGGGFFCCGLRTHRRMVARISAAAGASVLSVAYRQLPAAPLAVSVRDCVDAYRWLLEQGHDPARIVVAGDSAGGFLAFAATLRAMEEGLPRPAAIVAMAPLTDLDHTAKAAHPNARTDAYLPARRVRRLAELLTEGVVPLDPALSPVNADLSGLPPVLIQVGSTEMLLPDAELMAAKLSAAGVPCRLQVWEGQVHVFQVFADLVPEGLAALHEVGAFVREHTVPVAVPAPRLRRRRRIRRTAAA encoded by the coding sequence ATGGATCCGCTCGTGGAACACAGGCCGGGGACGACCGTCCGCGCCCGGCTCACCGCTCGCGGGCTGAAGCTCACGGCCGCCCCCGTCCTCGCGCTGTGGCCGCTCGGGCAGCGTGCGCTGCGCCCGGCGTTCGCGCTGGACCTCGCCGCCCCGGTCGCGCTGCCGACGCCGCGCTGGGCGCGGGTGGAACGTATCAAGGCCGGGGACGTCCGGGCCGAGTGGGTGCGGGCGCCGCGCGCCGCCGACGACCGGGTCGTCCTGTACTTCCACGGCGGCGGCTTCTTCTGCTGCGGGCTGCGCACGCACCGGCGGATGGTCGCGCGGATCTCGGCGGCGGCGGGCGCGTCCGTGCTGTCGGTCGCCTACCGGCAGCTCCCGGCGGCGCCGCTCGCGGTGTCGGTGCGGGACTGCGTGGACGCCTACCGCTGGCTGCTGGAGCAGGGCCACGACCCGGCGCGGATCGTCGTCGCGGGCGACTCGGCGGGCGGGTTCCTCGCGTTCGCGGCGACACTGCGGGCGATGGAAGAGGGGCTGCCCCGTCCGGCCGCGATCGTCGCGATGGCCCCGCTGACCGACCTGGACCACACCGCCAAGGCCGCGCACCCGAACGCGCGGACCGACGCCTACCTGCCCGCGCGCCGGGTGCGGCGGCTCGCCGAGCTGCTCACCGAGGGCGTCGTGCCGCTGGACCCGGCGCTCTCGCCGGTGAACGCCGACCTGTCCGGGCTGCCGCCGGTGCTGATCCAGGTCGGGTCGACCGAGATGCTGCTGCCCGACGCCGAGCTGATGGCCGCGAAGCTGTCCGCCGCGGGCGTGCCGTGCCGCCTCCAGGTGTGGGAGGGGCAGGTCCACGTCTTCCAGGTGTTCGCCGATCTCGTCCCCGAGGGGCTGGCGGCGCTGCACGAGGTGGGCGCGTTCGTGCGGGAGCACACCGTCCCGGTGGCCGTCCCCGCGCCGAGACTGCGGCGCCGCCGCCGCATCCGCCGCACCGCCGCCGCCTGA
- a CDS encoding Rv1733c family protein encodes MRFSGDGPERRRARRALRRVRRGRFRRALGFTRSPLLRHIDRVQQYCAAALLLFALVIVPATALWLGGWAYVAGRDAERAERAGRTRVPVTVTATGGLGTTGDRYVHETVQGVWTGPDGQRRTGTLPAWKDAEVGERRLVWMDRDGMPTVRPRPHSRTVTDAAYAGVVGGLGAVVPFGLVYWTLRTRCDRVRYRLWEADWARMDTDAGNSRPS; translated from the coding sequence ATGCGTTTTTCCGGTGACGGTCCGGAGCGGCGCCGCGCGCGGCGGGCGCTGCGGCGGGTCCGGCGCGGACGGTTCCGCCGCGCGCTCGGGTTCACCCGCAGTCCCCTGCTCCGCCACATCGACCGCGTCCAGCAGTACTGCGCCGCCGCGCTGCTGCTGTTCGCCCTGGTGATCGTCCCGGCGACGGCCCTCTGGCTCGGCGGCTGGGCCTACGTCGCGGGCCGCGACGCCGAACGGGCCGAGCGCGCGGGCCGCACGCGGGTCCCGGTGACGGTCACCGCGACGGGCGGGCTCGGCACGACGGGCGACCGGTACGTCCACGAGACCGTGCAGGGCGTCTGGACGGGCCCGGACGGGCAGCGCCGCACCGGCACGCTCCCCGCCTGGAAGGACGCCGAGGTCGGCGAGCGCCGTCTGGTCTGGATGGACCGGGACGGCATGCCGACCGTCCGGCCGCGTCCGCACAGCCGCACGGTGACCGACGCCGCGTACGCGGGGGTGGTCGGCGGGCTCGGCGCGGTGGTGCCGTTCGGGCTGGTGTACTGGACGCTGCGGACGCGCTGCGACCGCGTCCGGTACCGGCTGTGGGAGGCCGACTGGGCGCGCATGGACACCGACGCGGGCAACAGCCGTCCGTCCTGA
- a CDS encoding MarR family winged helix-turn-helix transcriptional regulator yields MTAPQPDELDPATRAWRNLRVLFQERNDMRREVTEELGMSFFRIKALRRIAREPRTLRDLAVELATDRPYTTLLVDDLAERGLVEREPNPADRRSKIVTVTEAGRAVAARAEEILGTPPPVLRALPPEDLAALDRIAARLVGED; encoded by the coding sequence GTGACCGCTCCGCAGCCCGACGAACTCGACCCCGCGACGCGCGCGTGGCGGAACCTGCGCGTCCTCTTCCAGGAGCGCAACGACATGCGCCGCGAGGTGACCGAGGAACTCGGCATGAGCTTCTTCCGGATCAAGGCGCTGCGCCGGATCGCCCGCGAACCCCGCACGCTGCGCGACCTCGCCGTCGAACTCGCGACCGACCGGCCCTACACGACGCTGCTCGTGGACGACCTCGCCGAACGCGGCCTGGTCGAGCGGGAGCCCAATCCGGCCGACCGCCGGTCCAAGATCGTCACCGTGACGGAGGCCGGCCGGGCGGTCGCGGCCCGCGCCGAGGAGATCCTCGGCACCCCGCCGCCCGTGCTGCGCGCCCTGCCGCCCGAGGACCTGGCCGCGCTCGACCGCATCGCCGCACGGCTCGTCGGGGAGGACTGA